Below is a genomic region from Methanobrevibacter sp..
ACTTGCTGTACTGGATTAGGACATTATTCAGATGTTTTCGATCAAGTTTCAACATCAGCAATAGGAGCACGTAATTTCAAAGTGGCACAGAATCTTGGAAGACCTAATCTTGTAATGATGTGTGCAACATGTTATGCAATTAATAAAAAATCCGTAAAATTACTTAATAATAAAGATGATTTACGTGAACACATTAATGAATTATTTGAAGAAAATGGTTTAGAACATTTAAAATATGAGAAAAATGATTTAACACCTACAGAAAATATTTTCCATTTTGTAGATATTTTGTATGGCAAAAAGGATGAAATTAAAAATCATATCAAATATGATTTAAGTGAATATAAGATTGCAACTCACCATGGCTGTCATTACTGTAAAGTACATTATGAAGACACAATTGCAGGTGTAAGGGATCCGAATATTATAGATGAACTTATAGAGGCATGCGGTTGTAAAACTATAGGATGGTATGATCACAAACGTGCTTCATGCGGTACTGGTTTTAGACAAAGATATTCAAATCCTGATTTGTCATTTACAGCAACTGCAGATAAAATGAATTCTCTTAAAGATGAGGATG
It encodes:
- the hdrB gene encoding ferredoxin:CoB-CoM heterodisulfide reductase subunit HdrB codes for the protein MKNIPDKNLLLFRSCLVSVEYPGIESSTKYVFEKLGIDYGISEKQTCCTGLGHYSDVFDQVSTSAIGARNFKVAQNLGRPNLVMMCATCYAINKKSVKLLNNKDDLREHINELFEENGLEHLKYEKNDLTPTENIFHFVDILYGKKDEIKNHIKYDLSEYKIATHHGCHYCKVHYEDTIAGVRDPNIIDELIEACGCKTIGWYDHKRASCGTGFRQRYSNPDLSFTATADKMNSLKDEDVEILVHLCPNCHIQFDRYQPLISEREGREFKAIHLNISQFIAIAMGADWESVVGVQAHTSKIDSVIKELKEVES